Proteins encoded in a region of the Teredinibacter purpureus genome:
- the gatB gene encoding Asp-tRNA(Asn)/Glu-tRNA(Gln) amidotransferase subunit GatB, whose product MEWETVIGLEVHVQLATNSKIFSGSSIAFGAEPNTQACAIDLAMPGTLPTPNEQAFRYATMFGLAVNAEIGKRSVFERKNYFYPDLPKGYQTTQLDEPIVGPGHMDLQLEGGREKRVRIHHAHLEEDAGKSLHEDFHGMSGIDLNRAGTPLIEVVTEPDMCNSEEAVAFARKLHSIVTSLGICDGEMSQGSMRFDVNISVRPKGQKTLGTRTETKNLNSYRFMERCIHQEVERQIEVLEDGGTITQETRLYDGDTHTARGMRSKEEANDYRYFPCPDLLPVIIDDDYIEAIRATLPELPDARQKRYEATFGLSGYDAGSLSGDANISAFFEAATNACGDAKLAANWTMGEVSARLNADDIPITACKVSGEHLGGLITRIKDQTISNKIAKQVFDAMWNGEGDADTIIDAKGLKQVSDTGALEKMVDDVIASNAAQVDNYRKADEAKRPKMLGFFVGQIMKVSKGQANPQQLNTILKQKLDNS is encoded by the coding sequence ATGGAATGGGAAACGGTTATAGGGTTGGAGGTACACGTACAACTGGCCACCAACAGCAAAATATTTTCTGGTTCCAGCATCGCCTTCGGTGCTGAGCCCAACACGCAAGCATGCGCAATCGACTTGGCCATGCCCGGCACTCTACCAACACCAAACGAGCAAGCGTTTCGCTACGCCACTATGTTTGGCCTGGCCGTGAACGCCGAAATAGGTAAGCGTTCCGTATTCGAACGCAAAAACTACTTTTACCCCGACTTACCTAAAGGCTATCAAACCACGCAGTTGGACGAACCTATTGTGGGGCCCGGCCACATGGATTTACAGCTTGAGGGCGGAAGAGAAAAACGTGTACGCATTCATCACGCACACTTAGAAGAAGATGCCGGTAAATCTTTACATGAAGATTTTCATGGTATGAGCGGTATCGACTTAAACCGCGCCGGTACACCGCTTATCGAAGTGGTTACGGAGCCCGACATGTGTAACTCAGAAGAGGCCGTGGCTTTTGCGAGAAAACTGCATTCAATCGTCACTTCTTTGGGTATTTGTGATGGTGAAATGAGCCAGGGCTCCATGCGTTTCGATGTCAATATTTCGGTACGCCCCAAGGGGCAAAAAACGCTAGGAACGCGCACAGAAACCAAAAACCTCAACTCTTACCGGTTTATGGAACGCTGTATCCACCAAGAAGTCGAGCGTCAGATAGAAGTACTCGAAGACGGTGGCACCATAACCCAAGAAACCCGTCTTTATGATGGTGATACGCATACTGCCCGCGGCATGCGCTCGAAAGAAGAAGCCAACGATTATCGTTACTTCCCTTGCCCTGACTTATTACCCGTTATTATCGATGACGACTATATCGAAGCCATTCGCGCCACGCTGCCCGAGTTGCCCGATGCGCGCCAAAAGCGTTACGAAGCCACTTTTGGTCTTTCCGGTTACGACGCTGGCAGTTTGAGCGGCGACGCCAATATTTCAGCGTTCTTTGAAGCGGCAACCAATGCCTGTGGCGATGCAAAGCTGGCAGCAAACTGGACAATGGGCGAAGTGTCCGCACGTTTAAATGCCGACGATATACCCATTACGGCCTGCAAGGTCTCGGGTGAACACTTAGGCGGCCTAATTACGCGGATTAAAGATCAAACCATTTCCAACAAAATTGCCAAACAAGTCTTTGACGCCATGTGGAACGGTGAAGGTGACGCCGACACTATTATTGACGCAAAAGGCTTAAAGCAAGTGTCTGATACTGGCGCGCTGGAAAAAATGGTTGACGATGTTATAGCCAGTAATGCGGCGCAAGTAGACAACTACCGCAAGGCCGATGAGGCTAAACGCCCCAAAATGCTCGGCTTTTTTGTGGGACAAATAATGAAGGTCTCCAAGGGGCAAGCAAATCCGCAGCAGTTAAATACAATTTTGAAACAAAAACTAGACAATAGCTAA
- a CDS encoding rod shape-determining protein — protein MFKRLRGLFSNDLSIDLGTANTLIYVRERGIVLDEPSVVAIRNQNGQKSVEAVGMAAKRMLGRTPGNITAIRPLKDGVIADFQVTEKMLQHFIKKVHENSWFQPSPRVLVCVPCLSTEVEKRAIRESVLGAGAREVRLIEEPMAAAIGAGLSVSEATGSMVVDIGGGTTEIAIISLNGVVLSDSVRVGGDRFDEAIVNFVRRKYGSVIGDATAERIKKEIGCAYAGSEVLEIDVRGRNLAEGVPKSFTLNSDEVLEALQEPLSGIVQSVKSALEQSPPELASDIAESGLVLTGGGALLRDLDRLLSEETGLPVVVAEDPLTCVARGGGRAMELMDQDSVDLVY, from the coding sequence ATGTTTAAGCGTTTACGCGGTCTTTTTTCCAACGATTTATCTATTGATTTAGGTACAGCAAACACTCTTATTTATGTTCGTGAACGCGGTATTGTGCTCGACGAGCCTTCCGTTGTTGCCATTCGTAATCAAAACGGGCAGAAATCGGTTGAGGCGGTGGGCATGGCAGCCAAGCGTATGCTTGGTCGCACACCGGGTAACATTACGGCTATTCGCCCCTTAAAAGACGGCGTAATCGCAGATTTTCAGGTAACGGAAAAAATGTTGCAGCACTTCATCAAAAAAGTGCACGAGAATAGCTGGTTTCAGCCAAGCCCTCGTGTATTGGTTTGCGTACCGTGTTTGTCTACCGAGGTGGAGAAACGGGCTATCCGTGAATCGGTGCTGGGCGCAGGTGCACGTGAAGTACGATTGATTGAAGAGCCTATGGCTGCGGCCATAGGCGCGGGTTTGAGCGTATCTGAAGCGACAGGTTCCATGGTGGTGGATATTGGTGGTGGTACGACTGAAATCGCTATTATTTCGCTTAACGGTGTCGTGTTGTCTGACTCTGTACGTGTTGGCGGTGATCGTTTCGACGAAGCGATTGTTAATTTCGTACGCCGTAAATACGGTAGTGTTATTGGCGACGCGACGGCCGAACGCATTAAGAAAGAAATTGGCTGTGCTTATGCGGGCAGTGAAGTATTGGAAATCGATGTGCGTGGCCGCAATCTTGCTGAAGGCGTACCCAAGAGTTTCACCCTCAATAGCGATGAAGTGTTGGAGGCGTTACAAGAGCCGCTTTCGGGGATCGTCCAGTCGGTTAAAAGTGCTCTGGAGCAATCGCCGCCTGAGCTAGCGTCGGATATTGCCGAAAGTGGCTTGGTGTTAACCGGTGGTGGCGCTTTGTTGCGCGATCTCGATCGATTGTTGAGTGAGGAAACCGGTTTGCCGGTTGTGGTCGCAGAAGACCCATTGACCTGTGTTGCCCGTGGTGGTGGCCGTGCAATGGAACTAATGGATCAAGACTCCGTCGATTTAGTCTATTAA
- a CDS encoding PA4642 family protein: MSLKKDKQKVLGEVFDDDRVRSFLHVESYEGIDTDFTALERAYRGMKADNFATFLTFFIEDGRNINAKNPEGKTLLQIASDHRLSDAYIKALESAGAKF, encoded by the coding sequence ATGTCATTAAAAAAAGACAAACAAAAAGTATTGGGCGAAGTATTTGACGACGACCGCGTACGCAGTTTTTTACACGTAGAAAGCTATGAAGGTATTGATACCGATTTTACAGCGCTTGAGCGAGCCTACCGCGGCATGAAAGCCGATAACTTTGCGACCTTTTTAACCTTTTTTATTGAGGACGGCCGCAACATTAACGCTAAAAACCCTGAAGGAAAAACACTGCTACAAATAGCAAGTGACCACCGCTTGAGCGATGCTTATATTAAAGCCTTAGAATCTGCTGGCGCCAAGTTTTAA
- the gatC gene encoding Asp-tRNA(Asn)/Glu-tRNA(Gln) amidotransferase subunit GatC: MNPSEIEKLANLARLKISEETIEETAKSITEVLALVDQLQAADTDGTTPMAHPLDATQRLRADKVTEPNQRGQFQAIAPATENGLYLVPKVIE; encoded by the coding sequence GTGAACCCTTCAGAAATTGAAAAATTGGCCAACTTGGCCCGCTTAAAAATAAGCGAAGAAACTATTGAAGAAACAGCCAAAAGCATTACGGAAGTACTTGCGCTAGTTGATCAATTACAAGCGGCAGATACAGACGGCACCACGCCTATGGCCCACCCTTTAGATGCCACCCAACGGTTACGTGCCGATAAGGTCACCGAGCCGAATCAGCGAGGACAGTTTCAAGCCATTGCGCCCGCGACTGAAAACGGCCTTTATCTTGTGCCCAAAGTCATCGAATAA
- the gatA gene encoding Asp-tRNA(Asn)/Glu-tRNA(Gln) amidotransferase subunit GatA: protein MHNLTIAEIIRGLRAKTFSSEDITRHYLERIKSLDTAYNSFITVTEAQAIASAKAADLRLAEGDAHPLCGVPFAHKDIFCTDGVKTTCGSKMLDNFVPPYNATVVQNYLDAGAVMLGKTNMDEFAMGSSNETSYFGPVKNPWNTSCVPGGSSGGSAAAVAARMAPAATATDTGGSIRQPAALCGITGIKPTYGRVSRWGMIAFASSLDQAGVMTRTAEDAAIMLNVMASFDSKDSTCVDEPLSDYTATLNDSLEGVTIGVPQEYFGEGLNPGTQSAVEAAIKEYEKAGATIKSISLPHSHLAVPAYYVIAPAECSANLSRFDGVRYGHRCDNPKNLEDLYTRSRGEGFGDEVKRRILVGAYCLSAGYYDAYYGKAQQVRRLIKQDFVNAFKEVDVIMGPTSPSPAFEFGEKGDDPVAMYLEDIYTIATNLAGLPGMSIPCGLVDNKPVGLQLIGNYFAEGKLLNLAHQYQQATDFHTAAPASIT from the coding sequence ATGCATAACCTGACCATTGCCGAAATCATTCGCGGTTTACGCGCGAAAACATTTTCGAGTGAAGACATTACCCGTCACTATCTGGAGCGTATCAAATCGCTCGATACGGCCTATAACAGCTTTATAACCGTGACAGAAGCGCAGGCTATCGCTAGCGCTAAAGCCGCCGATCTTCGACTGGCCGAAGGTGACGCCCATCCATTATGCGGTGTGCCTTTCGCCCACAAAGACATTTTCTGCACCGACGGCGTTAAAACAACCTGCGGCTCGAAGATGCTCGATAATTTTGTACCGCCCTACAATGCTACCGTCGTCCAAAACTATCTAGACGCCGGTGCCGTGATGCTAGGCAAAACCAATATGGATGAGTTCGCAATGGGCTCATCCAATGAGACCAGCTATTTTGGGCCAGTGAAAAACCCGTGGAACACGAGCTGTGTACCCGGCGGCTCGTCGGGTGGTTCCGCCGCTGCAGTGGCCGCACGCATGGCGCCTGCCGCTACCGCAACCGATACAGGCGGCTCTATTCGCCAGCCCGCGGCGTTGTGCGGCATTACGGGTATTAAACCCACCTACGGGCGTGTCTCTCGCTGGGGCATGATTGCCTTTGCTTCGAGTTTGGATCAAGCCGGCGTCATGACACGTACGGCTGAAGACGCAGCCATAATGCTCAATGTAATGGCCAGCTTCGACAGCAAAGATTCCACCTGTGTCGATGAGCCCTTAAGTGATTACACCGCAACCCTCAACGACTCGCTAGAAGGCGTTACCATTGGTGTACCCCAAGAATATTTCGGCGAAGGCCTAAACCCCGGCACACAATCAGCCGTAGAAGCGGCCATTAAAGAGTATGAAAAGGCCGGCGCCACAATCAAATCAATCTCGTTACCTCATTCACATTTAGCGGTACCGGCGTATTACGTTATTGCTCCTGCCGAATGTTCCGCGAATTTATCGCGCTTCGATGGTGTACGTTACGGCCATCGCTGTGATAACCCAAAAAACTTAGAAGACCTCTACACACGCTCACGCGGAGAAGGCTTTGGAGATGAAGTTAAGCGTCGTATTTTAGTGGGCGCCTACTGTTTGTCGGCCGGCTATTACGATGCTTATTACGGTAAAGCCCAACAAGTTCGTCGCTTGATCAAACAAGATTTTGTTAACGCGTTTAAGGAGGTCGATGTCATTATGGGGCCAACTTCACCGTCTCCTGCGTTCGAATTCGGCGAAAAGGGTGACGACCCCGTTGCGATGTACCTAGAAGACATCTACACCATTGCGACCAATCTTGCCGGGCTTCCGGGCATGTCCATTCCGTGCGGTCTCGTCGATAACAAGCCCGTAGGCTTGCAGCTAATCGGCAATTATTTTGCCGAAGGCAAGTTATTAAACCTCGCGCATCAATACCAGCAAGCAACGGACTTCCACACCGCTGCTCCGGCTTCCATCACGTAA
- a CDS encoding Maf family protein, with translation MNSQDRVVPHLILASRSPRRRELLEQIGVQYQCIVADVPETREPDENPTDYVHRLAETKALAGYKVHGEMKPSCRVPVLGADTIVVCAGAVLEKPNNKAEAVAMLMAISETSHEVMTAVSVCLGDTIETVINTTRVYCRNITLREAQAYWQTGEPADKAGGYGIQGLAAIFIERIDGSYSGVMGLPLFETAALLNRFNVPIGQATNQ, from the coding sequence TTGAATTCTCAAGACCGTGTTGTACCACATCTTATCCTTGCCTCTCGTTCTCCTCGGCGGCGCGAACTGTTAGAGCAAATTGGCGTCCAATATCAATGCATAGTAGCCGATGTACCCGAGACGCGTGAGCCGGACGAAAACCCAACGGATTACGTTCATAGGCTTGCCGAAACAAAAGCCCTTGCAGGCTATAAAGTTCACGGCGAAATGAAACCGAGCTGCAGGGTGCCGGTTCTTGGTGCAGATACTATTGTCGTTTGTGCGGGCGCAGTACTCGAAAAACCCAATAACAAGGCCGAGGCTGTGGCCATGTTAATGGCCATAAGTGAAACATCCCATGAAGTGATGACTGCTGTATCGGTATGCTTGGGTGATACTATAGAAACGGTCATTAATACCACGCGGGTATATTGTCGTAACATCACCCTCCGTGAGGCGCAGGCTTATTGGCAAACAGGTGAACCCGCCGATAAAGCCGGTGGGTATGGCATTCAAGGTCTAGCCGCTATTTTTATAGAGCGAATAGACGGTAGCTATTCAGGTGTGATGGGGCTGCCATTGTTCGAAACGGCCGCGTTACTTAATCGGTTTAATGTGCCTATAGGGCAAGCAACGAATCAATAG
- the mreC gene encoding rod shape-determining protein MreC, with amino-acid sequence MFRQGPSLSVRVVVLIIASLGLAYTYLYTDWFESIENHATDFSAPLYWVSDLPARASDWADNRVMSRGRLQQENDALRTELLVHKRKLQQMASLSAENTRLRQLLNSADMLEDRVIIAELIGVAPDPTIHKVIINKGRNDGVYVGQAMVDASGLMGQVVSVGMGSSHVLLITDTTHALPVQINRNGVRLVAEGIGSLYQLAIRHVSNTVDIQAGDLLVSSGLGQRFPIGYPVAEVVEVRFDPGKPFAQVIARPMAEMNKSRHVLLVFDQPPSEVVP; translated from the coding sequence CTGTTTCGCCAAGGTCCCTCTCTCTCTGTTCGTGTCGTGGTGCTAATCATCGCGTCTCTCGGGCTCGCTTATACCTACCTTTATACCGATTGGTTTGAATCGATTGAAAACCACGCTACGGATTTTTCCGCGCCCTTGTATTGGGTGTCAGATTTGCCCGCTCGCGCGAGTGACTGGGCCGATAATCGTGTAATGTCGCGCGGGCGTCTCCAGCAGGAAAATGATGCTTTACGTACGGAGCTACTGGTTCATAAACGTAAACTTCAGCAAATGGCGTCGTTATCCGCCGAAAACACGCGACTTCGTCAACTGCTGAATTCGGCTGATATGCTTGAAGATCGGGTGATTATCGCCGAGCTTATTGGCGTTGCACCCGACCCCACCATCCACAAAGTGATTATTAATAAGGGCCGTAACGACGGCGTGTATGTCGGTCAGGCTATGGTTGATGCTTCAGGGCTAATGGGGCAGGTTGTGAGTGTGGGAATGGGCAGCAGCCATGTATTACTCATTACCGACACCACGCATGCTTTACCTGTTCAGATTAATCGCAATGGTGTTCGGTTAGTGGCCGAAGGTATCGGGAGCTTGTATCAACTAGCGATACGGCACGTGTCAAATACGGTGGATATTCAAGCCGGCGACCTATTGGTCAGCTCCGGCCTAGGGCAGCGTTTTCCTATTGGTTACCCAGTTGCCGAAGTTGTCGAAGTACGCTTTGATCCTGGTAAGCCTTTTGCGCAAGTTATTGCACGGCCTATGGCCGAAATGAATAAGAGCCGGCATGTGTTACTGGTGTTTGACCAGCCGCCTTCGGAAGTGGTGCCTTAG
- the rng gene encoding ribonuclease G produces the protein MSEEILVNFGPTETRAALVENGVLQEVFVERARTKGFVGNIYKGKVVRVLPGMQAAFVDIGQAKAGFIHVSDIPALNENGIEERGNAEADIRDHLREGQDLLVQVAKDPISTKGARLTSQLSVSARYLVYMPNSDHIGVSNRIEDETERERLKGLVGKLAEEYSDQYPGGGFIIRTVAEGASEEDLRADIPFIFRLWHDLADRIKNAAAPDIIYEDLPLYMRTIRDLMRSNIEKIRIDSRESFAKMEKFAEHYAPEIGGRIEHYPGERPLFDLYGVEEEIQRALDNRVVLKSGGYLIVEQTEAMSTIDVNTGAFVGHRNLEETIFKTNLEAAAAIARQLRLRNLGGIIIIDFIDMKDVEHQRQVLRTLEKALEKDRAKTSITGVSELGLVEMTRKRTRESLGQVLCEACPICNGRGSLKSAETVCYEIFREILREARTYDNERFLVLVSQAVIDRLLDEDSDNVADLEAFIGRPIKFQVESLYNQEQYDIILV, from the coding sequence ATGAGTGAAGAAATCCTAGTCAATTTTGGCCCTACTGAAACCCGCGCAGCGCTTGTTGAAAATGGTGTTCTGCAAGAGGTGTTCGTAGAGCGCGCGCGCACAAAAGGGTTTGTTGGTAATATTTATAAGGGCAAAGTCGTGCGTGTATTGCCCGGTATGCAGGCCGCCTTCGTCGATATAGGTCAGGCTAAGGCGGGGTTTATTCACGTATCGGATATTCCCGCGTTAAATGAAAACGGCATTGAAGAGCGTGGCAACGCCGAGGCTGATATACGCGATCATTTACGTGAAGGCCAAGATTTACTGGTGCAAGTAGCCAAAGATCCTATTAGCACCAAAGGCGCTCGCTTAACGTCACAGCTTTCCGTCTCAGCGCGTTATTTAGTGTACATGCCGAACAGTGATCACATTGGCGTTTCTAACCGTATTGAAGATGAAACTGAGCGCGAGCGGCTAAAAGGTTTAGTCGGAAAGTTAGCGGAGGAATACTCCGATCAATATCCCGGTGGTGGTTTTATTATTAGAACCGTTGCAGAGGGTGCATCTGAGGAGGATCTCCGAGCCGATATCCCGTTTATTTTTCGTCTTTGGCATGATCTGGCCGACCGAATTAAAAATGCCGCCGCACCGGATATTATCTACGAAGATCTTCCGCTCTATATGCGCACTATTCGCGACCTCATGCGCTCCAATATAGAAAAAATACGCATTGATTCACGCGAATCCTTCGCCAAGATGGAGAAATTTGCGGAGCATTATGCGCCTGAAATAGGCGGCAGAATTGAGCATTACCCTGGTGAACGGCCGCTGTTTGATTTATACGGCGTAGAAGAAGAAATTCAGCGGGCCCTCGATAACAGGGTTGTTCTGAAGTCTGGCGGTTATTTGATCGTTGAGCAAACAGAAGCCATGAGTACAATAGACGTGAACACTGGCGCGTTTGTAGGCCATCGGAATTTAGAAGAAACCATATTTAAGACGAATTTAGAAGCGGCTGCGGCTATAGCGCGGCAGTTACGGCTACGCAACTTAGGCGGTATTATTATTATCGATTTTATCGATATGAAAGATGTTGAACATCAGCGCCAAGTCTTGCGCACACTCGAAAAAGCGTTAGAAAAGGACCGAGCAAAAACCAGTATCACCGGCGTGTCGGAATTGGGTTTAGTTGAAATGACGCGCAAGCGAACACGGGAATCCTTAGGGCAAGTGTTGTGTGAGGCCTGTCCTATTTGTAACGGACGAGGGTCGTTAAAATCCGCTGAAACCGTGTGCTATGAGATTTTTCGGGAAATTTTACGCGAAGCGCGCACCTACGATAATGAACGTTTCTTAGTGCTAGTGTCGCAAGCGGTGATTGATCGCTTGCTCGATGAAGACTCGGATAACGTGGCCGATTTAGAAGCGTTTATTGGAAGGCCTATAAAATTCCAAGTGGAATCGCTTTATAACCAAGAACAGTACGACATTATTCTAGTGTAA
- the mreD gene encoding rod shape-determining protein MreD → MVVERGRPVVLIVISLLCGLLIAVFPLSQEAAYLRPEIVCMLVVYWVMHSPQHIGMLFAWSAGLVQDVVEVTVWGAHALALTVLAYICLLSYQRIRNYSVWHQSLWIFVLVGTHQVVVNWIQGLAGYRSPAQLLILPTVMSALCWPLLVFVIQRIRQRYRLA, encoded by the coding sequence GTGGTTGTAGAGCGCGGGCGCCCGGTTGTATTGATTGTTATTAGCCTTTTGTGTGGGCTGCTTATTGCCGTATTCCCGCTCTCCCAAGAAGCGGCTTACCTCCGTCCCGAAATCGTGTGCATGTTGGTCGTTTATTGGGTGATGCACTCACCGCAGCATATTGGGATGCTCTTCGCCTGGAGCGCCGGTCTTGTTCAAGATGTTGTCGAGGTCACGGTTTGGGGAGCGCATGCGCTGGCCCTCACTGTCCTGGCTTACATTTGTTTACTGTCTTACCAGCGAATCCGTAATTATTCAGTTTGGCATCAGTCGCTGTGGATTTTTGTATTGGTCGGTACACACCAAGTCGTTGTGAACTGGATACAAGGCCTTGCAGGTTACCGTTCTCCGGCACAATTATTGATATTGCCCACCGTTATGAGTGCGCTGTGCTGGCCTTTACTTGTTTTTGTGATTCAGCGAATTCGCCAGCGTTATCGACTTGCTTGA